In Crinalium epipsammum PCC 9333, the genomic window ACTGTACCAAATCAGCATTAGGAATGTTTAAATCTGCTAAATGAGCGTAAGTTTCTGCAAAAGCTGCTTTGAGTGTGGCAATATTGCCACCATGACCATTAATAAATAAAAACTTAGTAAATCCCGCTTTTACTAAGCAACTAATATAATCTTTGATCACTAAAATCATAGTACTGGGACGTAAACTAATTGTCCCAGGGAAACCAGTATGGTGTAGTGCCATACCAACATTAATAGTAGGGGCAACCATAGCATTTACAGCATCACCCACACCACGCGCGATCGCTTCTGCACAAATTGCATCAGTTCCAATCAAACCAGTTGGTCCATGTTGCTCAGTTGAACCAATTGGTAAAATTATCCCTTGAGATTGCTTTAAATAAA contains:
- a CDS encoding creatininase family protein; the protein is MLLHLSTWSEVEVYLKQSQGIILPIGSTEQHGPTGLIGTDAICAEAIARGVGDAVNAMVAPTINVGMALHHTGFPGTISLRPSTMILVIKDYISCLVKAGFTKFLFINGHGGNIATLKAAFAETYAHLADLNIPNADLVQCQIGNWFMCSSVYKLAKELYGHEEGSHATPSEVALTQYIYPEAIKQAALSAEVGSGHKIYGAADFRKRYPDGRMGSNPALATPEHGKQFYDLAVKELSNGYLEFLNTD